In Rhinolophus ferrumequinum isolate MPI-CBG mRhiFer1 chromosome 8, mRhiFer1_v1.p, whole genome shotgun sequence, the DNA window TGCCACAACTGCCACCATTAAAAACAGCTGCAGACCAGTAGCTGTGGAAGTTATAAGAACAACTTTTATAGGTTTTGAAATCATGACCCAGTCAGTGAACGTGAAGAAGTCACTTCGGGGATCATTCTTTGAAAAAGATTTACTCAcattatgaaatgaaaataaacacaaatcatAAAAAGACGTACTTTTGGCTTTCTTTGACTCATACTGTGCAAGGCGCTCTTCTCTTAGCCTCTTCGCTTCTTCGCTTTCCTATAAAGACACAATTTAATACATTTCACAAAGCTGGTTGCTCCTCAGCTTAAAGATCATAGGGTCATCACAACAAAGACCAGCTTTATCAGAAAAAAGCAAATCCATCACGAGCTCAGCCGAAAGATGGTGATTTGATTTTACTCATCATGTAACCAGTGAGAATATTTACAGGTAGGAAATAAAGCCAGGATTCAACTCCAGGTAATCTGACTCTAGTTGGTGCCCTAGCACAATACGCTTATTACATACCTCCTCATCATCAGATCCAAAGAGATCAATGTCATCATCGTCTTTATTATCTGTAGCTCCACTTCCTGTGGTGTCTTCCACATTAGCGGGACCATACTTGCCCAAAGCTTTCTTCACTCCAGGCAGGCTTGaaagaaagtttaaatttaaCTATTAGGCTGGTACAGTGTCCTTTTTCAGACAATGTGAGAACTTATTTTCATCACTATTTATCAGCAGACCCCCTTTAACACTCCCAGATAAGCACTTTTATGTTTTCACTCCTTACCCCAGAAATAGTAGTAGTATGTGACACTGTATTCAATACTCACTATGATTTACTCTTTCAGAATGAATATTTGAGATCTCATTAAGTATGCTCAATTCCATTCTTAGTGAACTGCAGTCCACTCCCCAAACTTCCACCCTTGTTGGCAGTTTCAGAAGAATGGCCAAGAACTGAATGACTGAGCCACCCTCTCACCCCAGAGGTGGGCCCCCCAGGTCAGGAACAGGCACAttggcagggcagggtggggaaagGCTGAATTGCTGTTGTCCATGTTCTACCTGTTCTGTGAAAAAATGGAGGACTTCAGTCTCTTGGCCTTCTAAAGTCAGACAGAAATTTATCTCCCAGTATCCCAACAAAGCTCATGCCGCCTGGGTCTAATTCTCTCATGGGAAAGCCCTGACTTAAAGCTTAGACAGCATTCTATTCTTCAGATAACTACAAAGGTAGTTTTACCTggccttttccttttcaaaagaCTTGATGTGATTATACCAACGCAGGGCATGATATAAGTTGGCAGGTGGTGGGCCGGAGACTGCTTCAAACACTGCCACGTCTGCTTGGGATGGCACATACCTGCAATTgatacccaaaaaaaaaaaaaagtacacgcGCCTTTAAAAAACCACAACACACCATCCAATAAGTAACAAAAGCTACGTCAAATTACTTAGTGAGATCTCACCCATTTGTTACCGGGCTACCTAGGCtgctttagttttgttttaagatcAGGGACCATCTGTTCTAGCTGAGAAATGCCTGTTCCTTAGTAGACCTCAAAGATTGCCATCTCTAACGTAGATACACAGGATTACGTTCATTAACTGAGTAAAGACCAGGAAGAACCTGGTTCAATTAAGTAATGAGCAAGAAAGCACATTTTTGCTCCTTTTCACTTCGCGGCCCCCTCCACTAGGAGGGGCCTGGAGCCCGGCTTCCTCTCTCCAGCGGCGGCGGAGGCCGCGCCACGTGGTATCGCCGGCACCCCGCCGACCCCAGCCCGACACTGCGCGCTCACCCCTCGATGTAGCTCTTGTCCGCCAGGTAGTCGTTGAGCACCTGGAGTCCGGCAGGGCTTTTCAGGTCTCCAAAACCCATGACGTCGGCTGACCCTGAAGCTGGGCGGCAGCGGGTGAAATAGAAGCTCAAGCGGTGGACGCCGagcactgaggggaaaaaaaaggccgCAAAACGCCGGAAAATTCCTTATATAGAGACGGAGGCGTTTCCCTCTGTCGCACCCGGCCGAAGGTTAAAGGTCAAAGTACATCAATCTCCTTCCTCAACATAAAAATCGGGTCTCTGAATTAAACGGGCCCACAAATTATCCCTAGgcttttctctgtgtttaaaaaaacaataataaaagggGCATTTCTTACAGAAGTACCTCCACGGCTTCCGAAAATTACCGGAACCGCCCCTTGAAGATCCGGAGATGACCGAAGTAGATCGGCCTTCGCCTCCCGGACACTTCCGGCGGAACTGCTGGTCCAGGTCGTCCCTTCTCCACGAATCTCCGCCTCCTCCCGGCTGCTACGCCCTCAGCCCCGCCTTCTGTGGAACTGACGGAAATTGCCGAACTCAATCGGGGGAGGAAATGGTCGAATCCGAGGTTACTAGTCCCTCCTGGCTTTCCGTTCACCAGGCCGGGGTGACGGAGTGAGCCGAGGCCGCCATATTGAGTAAGAGTCCCGGCTTCTAAGGGGGTCGGTGTGGTGCTGACTGTTCTGCACAGCAGCCTCGGCGGCTCCAGGGAGAAGGTGAGGTTGTGTTTGGGTGAAAAGGCTGAGGTTCTTTGGCCACAGCAGTTTATTTCTTGACAAGAGTGTTTACTTTTGCCCAGGAGACTCATTCTCCTCTTGTCCTTGACTGGGCGCCGCTTCCCACCCGGCTTGCCCAGGAACCCCCGAGAACCGGCCGGTGAGGCCTGTTAGCCATGGTTTCTGGTCTGCTGGAGCAGACAGGAGGAGGAAGCCCTGAGGAGCGCTGGCCCCAGTGCGGGCTTGTGGGTGACCTTCCCTCTGCAAAGGAAATGCAGGACATTCCCGTTTCTGGAGAGGAGGCCGTTTTGTTCCTTGGGAGACGACCTATGTCAAGTGACTTAGGCCCAAAGactatttccccccaaattagCGCATACCCGGCACAGTGCATCATTGTTTGGCTGCTATTGCCTTAGCAACCGTCCACGCCTCTGattggtgtttttgtttctttgttttgtccaTTGACAGCGTTGCGTAGcactttttattcctttcactggtggggaaacagaaggaaaagacattttaaaatgtagcctAAGGTCGCACTACGAATAACAAAGCTACGCCTAAAAGTTCTTGGGATCTAGTGCATGTACAGTATTGTAACGTGCATCAGACACAACTCTCCTCAAAAGTGTACTGAGGGTATATAAAATGTAACGTGAACTGTTGGCATGAATAAAcgaggttggtttttttttttaattgcggAATGTCCTTTTCCCCCACCAAATTGTGTGTGCACCCTTAAGCAGGGTACTATTAGGAGGCTGCCAGAGGACCTGCACTGTTTTAATCTCAGGAAAGTAGAAGTTAGGTTATTTTCGAACATTGGAGATAGAATTCATTTCACAGATAGTTATTGAACGTCTCCTCTGAGCTAGAACAGAGTCCATGAAGAAGAATTAAATGGGTGATGGGACCGGGGAGTAGTTAGGAAATTTTAGGTAGGCTAGTGAAGCAAAGTCTCCCCGAGCCAAAATTGGAAGGATGAGGAGGAGCCAGAAAGATGTGAGGGAGGAGCATTTCAGTCTGAGGCCACACCTGGTGGAAAGAAGGGAGAGGCTGTGAGAATAGTGTGGAAGCCAGAGACCTGCTAGGAGACCAGTGTGACAgttcaggcaagagatgatggtgccTTGGAAGTGAGTGCCTTGGCGGGACAGAAGGGTGCAGGGTACATGTGGAGGAGGTGGAGTGATACTGTCCCTGTACCACAAAGTGTGGTTCCCACATGGTGGCTTAGTATGTGTGAAGCACATACCATCAGAGTTTTGCAAATATGTGTTTCTTAACGTGGGGGCTACGCAGTATTTCTTTAATGCTGGATTTGCTTTTTTAGGAGAACCACTTTGAGTAGTGTAcacaaacaaaactttattttaaccATAAACATACCTTCCATGAATTTCTTCACAGTCCAAAGAACAGAACCTCTGACTTAATTAAGAGTTTACATTTTGCCCCGATTTTTACACTGAGGAATATTGATGGGTATCCCAAATCTATTCACGTCAACTTTGGAATTTCGATCTTGCCTGGTACTGTCAAATATGGCAAACCTTGATCAGTGGGCAAATTCCTAACTTCTGCTGTTCAACTATTTTTCTAGATCTTTCTCTCTGATTCCATACATTCTAGAATATTCAGTGGATTTGTAATAAACTTCCAAGGTAAAGAAATTTCGTGCTCATTGTGTTCATCTTATTGAACAAACCATATGCTCCAAAAAATGCCCACAAATTCAGCTACTAAAACTCCTTTGAAGATCTTTGCCGGTGGTTCCATAGTACCCGCCTTCCTGAGTCCCGTTCGTGCGGGGCTGCGCCTGATGATGGATTTTCAACAGATAGCCTAGTTCTGGTTGATTTCCTAACTAAAGTGGGCACTACTTTAAATTGTATTGCGACGAATAATATTATTGACGTTTTTACGTTGTATGAAATATTGCATGATTTTGAATCTGTCATTAATTCAGTAAATTCAGGTTGActtttatatcaataaattttaataggaCTGATGTGACTCATCCTGGAAATTGGTGATAAGACTGTTTGATGATTATTTTCCCAAAGGCATATGTGGTGCTAGGTcttcagaaaagggaaatgaccAAAGTGCATTAGTCCttgtcaaggagcttacagtttaGTAGGTACTAAGATTGATTACTAACAGTTTACCAGGTGGAGTAATGAAGATATATACACAGTGTGTGCAGGTAGTAATGAGAAGGAGCACAAAGGAAGAGCATCTTAAAGCTGATCTTAAGTGGCTAATGCTGCCCAAATTGAGTTCAGCTTCAACTGACATTTATTAAGCTCCTACTAATAACAACACATAGCCTAGGAAGTATTGCTTTCTTCCTGCTTTATAGATAAAGAAGCAGAAACTGttatttactaaaaatcactCACTAGGAGGTGACAGACCTGATGTCTGCAAATTCAATAtcacaaattcaaaattaatgaattttatgAATTATTGAAATCTGAATTCATAAAATACACATCATTTATAATAGGTATATGAAACTTTATgcttaaaacatgtatatgtattattttcccCTCTTACCTTTGAAATTCTTTATGTTGATACATTCTGATCACataactttgcatttttaaaagttccaaatgcatttttaaaagttccaaaaattataatttagatCTTAGCCCATATGATCAAATGAATGGACAAAAAACTGAAAGTTTAGataacttttctttctgtttgcttaTGTATATATCTTTAATCGGTGTTGTTTATATACTCCACTCCCATGTTTTTCATTGATTATTCAGCAAACCTtttagagcagggtttctcaacttccAGCACCGTTGACACTTTTGATAATTCTTTATTATGGGGGACTGGCctatgcattgtaggatgtttagcagcacccaggcctctgcccactagacACTAGTAGCTTTCCTCCAGTTGTAACAAGAAGTATGTccagaaattggcaaatgtttccaagaaagcaaaattgtccctggttgagaaccactattttagagcttactgtgtgccagcctTGGGTGTAGGCACTGAAGATAGATTCAAGAAGTTCATAATACAGTGGGAGTAAAACAGGCATATAAACAGGTAGTTGCAAATGTGTAAGATAAATGTAACTACTCAGCACTGAAAATGACACTCCAGGGTTGGGGCTTGTGAGAGAGCTCAGAATATCTCAGGAGCATTTAGTAGATAACTGTTCAAAACAGAATGTTAGAAGGCATTGGTaagaaatgaaggcagagaggtaggctttattttacatctgttAATGATAAGCtaacttatttttgaaatttattgtaCTATATAGtagtgttttatgttttatgtttgatCATTTGTTGATAGTTAAAAAAACTGCCATTTATGTAGAATTAGAAGGCCCAaatttaccgtattttgctgtgtaatgtgctcccatgtatatGTGCTCCCACGTTTTTGGCTcaaattttcagggaaatagaattagtactacccatgtataatgcgcatccttattttccctcacaaattgggcaaaaaagtgcacattatacacggcaaaatacggtacacAATAGCTGCTCCTTCTTAGCTCCTTGACATTGTACAAGTCACTGATCTCCCTGAGACTGAGTATTTCTTCTGTAGGATTTGAGGGAAAATATCAGGACTTGTAGAATGTTCAATGGAATGATGTATGTGGAGTACTTTTAAAACGATGAAATATACCAAAAAGTTTGTAAATATGGTTTTCTTCCTACAATAATATAactcttctttgttttattcttagcAATATGTTAAGGATACCTGTAAGAAGGGCCTTAGTAGGCCTTTCTAAGTCTCCAAAAGGATGTGGtgagtagtttttaaatttacatttgtgGGTACTATATCTTTGTAAATTCATAGGTCTATGGAAGATTTCTTGAAAGACTCTAAACTcttaatttgttttcaataaaatagaaacaaatgacccaagtcaaatggaataattttcaaaatacaactTTACCTTAACCAGTTATAGAAATTATCATGGAATAGAAAGTAATGGGAACTGCCCATCTATTTTtgccaaaatagaaaaagactaCTTTTGAAAAGTGGTCTTCCCATGAACACATTTTCAGTGGTATTAAGTTTCAACTTAAACTCCTATTAAAAGTAGACTGCTACATTCTGTTTGGTATTCAGGATTGAAAAAGCTTTTTTctaattcaatattttaacaatttgagTCGAAGGAAGTAGAGGGAAATggtataaaatgaggaaaatttttAGGCTTATAAGTTAATCCATTATCCTCTGCTGTAGTAAATTCAActctgttaatttatttttcacctcAATATTTTTGATGCTCAGTTCGAACAACTGCCACAGCAGCAAGCAACTTGATTGAAGTATTTGTTGATGGTCAATCTGTCATGGTGGAACCGGGAACTACCGTCCTCCAAGTAGGCATACAttctaattctttatttctgtatatattctgcTATTGAAAGAATAccagtttatttcctttataCTGTTTACTTCTAAAATTTTCAAGATTCCTTAATAAATGCTCATAAAAGAACTATAGTAgtaaaagtatatgaaaataagTTTGACTTGAAATCTTCGCATTTTGAAGTTAGCTGTCATTTATCTGTTTCTGACTTTCTTAGTGAAATATGGCAATTCTTTTGTTTCACTTCTGCTTTCCAAACATAACTCATTAAGAAATTAGAAGttacctaaaataaattattagttaCTGTATGTAAGTTTGGGAGAAAGTAACCTTTGTTTGTTGTGAGCCTGTTTGATGCTTTTCACTTTTATGTAATCTTTCTATTTTCAGTAATATTTCTAGGAATATATCCTACAAAGCAGGTGAATGAAGGGTAGTGTGTTCTTGAGTTTATGccctaaatttttaatttatccaaATTCCTCCAGAACTAACAAAGTTGGTCATGAGGAAGTGATGCTTCATACCATCTGCCAGTTATCACAGAGCTAAATGCTCTTTATTCATTTTAGCCTCCATTTCTATACTATCTGCCAGGCACAGACctgtaaacaataaatatatgataaaagtGTATTCAAAGTACAGTGCAGAATATTTTGGCAGGTATAGAAGGTGGTAGAAAGAGAAGTTAGGGACGTCTCATGTGATGCCTGAGATTTTAAAGGATCAATAGATGTTTATAAGTAGACAAGGAAGCTTCAAATAGTTTGGTATTGATGGAACATAAGGTATGTAGAAGATGATACAACAGAAAAGTTATTCTGGAAGGTGAGGACCAATCATGCAAGAAGATATATGCCATACTAAAGAGCTTGTAGTTTGATCCATTAAGAGTTTTCGTGGCTGTTAGCAGTATGACAGTGACAGCAGGGCGATGGTTTGGAGAATAACAAGACTGGAATGAGAGATAAGGAAAGAGTATCTTGCATCAGTggagcaggaaaggaagaggccTAAAATAGATGGTGGCTGTGGGAATGAAATTGAGGGTAGATTCAAAGGAGAGTGAGATGTAGATAGGCTTTTAGGAATGATGAAGGGCAGGCGGATTTTTGTAGTTTCTGGCCTTGTTAGCTTATTTGGGGGATATATACGGTAGTAGGGGACAGAAATAGGTTGAATTTTAACTATGGAACATACACGAGCAAATGCCTATTTAAGTCTAAACCTTGGAGAAGTGGAGGACTATCTGGGTGCAGATGAAGGTTTAGATGTAATATGAAATATGAGCTAGTATGAAAGCTGGGACAATATCTGTCTACTATATCCACTGCATCTAGCATACAGGAAGACTCGATACATTTTTGCTAGGTAGTTAAAACATTGGACATTGATGAGATTGCTTTAGAGTGAGGGCTAAGGATGAAAGAACTAACTAGAGGAAATTCGAATACGTTTATAGGCTCAGAGAAGGAGGAGTAGTAATTGGTAGAGCAAGACCAATAGTCCCCCTTACTAGGCAGATGGGAACTGGGAGGAGCCACAGTGGGAGTATGAATCCTGGGTGGGTGTATGGAGCCAAAGATAGAACCAGATCATAGTCCGCTAGACAGTATGAAATGGAGTCTAATCCGAAAGAGGAGAACTAGACAAAGAAGTCCAGGTGTGAAAGCATTGGCATGGAGTTTGAAGGGAGAATCTTTGTGAACAGTGGTGCAGAGTGGAAATGGGAGTCAAGCTTTTAGCATACCTGAGGATACTTTATCCAGTTTCTTCCACATGAGGTGTAGGCATGCTGAGGATCCTTAAAGAGGAAGCTTCAAAGCAGATGGGTTGGAATCAAGAGCAAAGGAGGAAACTCTCTTCAGGGATGAAGTAAGAATGAAGatacagatatttataaataGGATTAATAAGATAGGTAGGGGGTGGcctcattttgtgtgtgtgtatgttttagaCAAGACAAGGATGAGGTCAGTTTATTCTAATGGCAaaagttttctcctttgtcttctaGGCTTGTGAGAAGGTTGGCATGCAGATCCCTCGATTCTGTTACCATGAAAGGTTGTCTGTTGCTGGAAACTGCAGGATGTGCCTTGTTGAAATTGAGAAAGCTCCTAAGGTACTTGATACCTAAAATTCCACACCATGCTGTAGAAGGTAGAAAACTTGAAATCTTGCAGCAAACTTTATTTAGAATCAATATAATTATAGTGGAGAAACTAGCCCTGTTTATTTCTAtctataagtttatttttttgtgtggttgaTTCTTGTCATTTCAAAGCTGGAAACACATTgatgaaagtgctttgtaaacacAAGGGCTGTATAATTGtaacagatttaaaaattaaaggtgaCTTCTTACAGCTGTTCATATTTCCAAATGGCTGCATGACACACAGCTAGGATGTGGGGTTGGCCAGCAGCCCATTGGAAGTGCTCATGCTGGGCCATTTTCACTAGAGGAGAGGGTTGCAGGGaagaagtttaattttattttggcttATACCATTTTAATTGAGTAGTGCCTACTAATCAAAACACAGTTATTTGATGTTCTGTTGCAGAGCCTcataaaaaattaagaagtagGATGTCTTACTTATTTCTAAGAGAAATGTAAAGTGTCAGATTATCATATTATGaatatgaaaactataaaaattctgCCTTCAAGAATAttcctttctttgcttgttttcaaatgtataatttaatgtttttataaatcaggttaattataattacaaacaaatacaaattcttaaacagatttttttcattgaaattccAGGTTGTAGCTGCTTGTGCTATGCCAGTAATGAAAGGTTGGAATATCCTGACAAACTCAGAGAAATCTAAGAAAGCCAGGTACTGTATTGTTACTTGGCTTAGCAACTTCTCTTAGTGCAGAAAATTGCACATGTCAGTATTTAGACCTTCCTATAAATGATAAATTCAGTATCAAACTCTGATGAAGTTGGCCTGTTTGGCTTCTAGAAGCAGTAGAGGAGATGAAGTCAGTCAGGTGTGCATGGTTTTGAGCCTAGTGTGGGATCCACATTTAAAACTCTTGTTTAGCAACTTGCTCAGTTTGTGATAAACAGTGAATCTGGGGCTTATTGAACTGAGATTATTGCAGTGATACATTACTGTACTGTCCTAGCActgaatgtttgtttttgtttttcattaatgaGTATTTCTGAGGACCATTCAGCAACTTTCGGTAATGTTGTATTATTAAAAGTCACAGTTTTCTAGGTTCTCTAATGATGTTTTATTCTAGGCTCCTATAAGCATTTTTTTAGATTATGTGTTCAGAAGTACTCAGATGATAATTACGTTGGAATTTctgataataaatgtaaaattaatactGAATATATGATAACATACATCTGTGAAGGTTGTTTAAATAGCGTACATGTAAACCATTTTATATGTTACACTTCTCCACACAGAGAAGGTGTGATGGAGTTCTTATTAGCAAATCACCCGCTGGACTGTCCTATTTGTGACCAGGGAGGTGAATGTGATCTGCAGGTAAGTAGTCTAATTTCGTAAATCTTTTTGGTTTCAAGTTTTAACTTTGTTAGTAGCATTAGATTATTGTAATCTATTTAAGGACCAGTCCATGATGTTTGGAAGTGACAGGAGCCGATTTTTAGAGGGCAAACGTGCTGTGGAGGACAAGAACATTGGGCCGTTGGTAAAGACCATCATGACTAGATGTATACAGTGTACTCGCTGCATCAGGTAattctctttcccctctcttctGCAATATCACTTCTatacttatttaatattcatgaaATTTGGTGAACTAACAACACTGGAAAGGATGGCAACTTTTATTTGATGGGAAAAGACTGatgttgtttttaatgtgttttgcaTAAGCCCATAAAATGAATAAGTTGGTCAATTTCAGTTAGTATCAAAGTCagttgtatttaaaaatcaaaatctgtAAGCATTAACTCTGTGATAACTTGCTGAGCTATATACATATGATTTGTGCAGTTTTCTGTATATGTGTGATACctcaattaaattaaatataagcatttattgaataacttTTTTATTCAGAGACTATGCTCGCCATTGAAAATATactcatcatttttgtttttagtttcaggtgtaccaaacaatgtaataatagttagacattcacactcctcacaaagtgatagcccccatcccccaatctactaccccatgacattgtatatagctgttacagttctactcatatctttttttaatgctttgaaaATCATTGTCTCTTTATGATCATGAGTAGGAAAGGAGGTAATTCTGCTCTGTTTGACCACATTTTTATCTTGCAGGTTTGCAAGTGAGATTGCAGGAGTAGATGATTTGGGAACAACAGGCAGAGGAAATGATATGCAAGTTGGCACATACATTGAAAAGATGTTCATGTCTGAACTGTCTGGGAATGTCATTGATATCTGCCCTGTCGGTGCCCTGACCTCTAAACCCTACGCCTTTACTGCCCGGCCGTGGGAAACAAGGTGCTCAGCGCTGTagttttgacaatttttttatcctttaatttGTTAgtattaaagaattttttaagatTCATTTTCCTTCCTGAGTCCTAATTGTTCTGGTCTgctaagtttttatttgtttactttaagTAAAACCTTTTTAATGGAAgataggtgtggggacagagccaggagtgcagtttccaggctctcagcctcacgtggaaaggtactggctcaggtagtaaatggccatcaactgtgattggatggccgtcagctgtaaccagtgagccattggccactaatgtaactgccgtggctacgctagcagaaaaatgggggctagcaaggagatggtggctgagcctgcaggcggcgcagtgagggttgcgaacagtgtggctcctgcttcctgtgtctccaacccagccgccagcgagagtatagtggtgtgactcccctaactgtggctccgtgggtgttcctgtttggcctcaccatgtcctgcgttcttatgtggggagcgggagacCCTGCAGGCAGCCCCGCACGACAATAGGTAATTAGGTTGAAGGGTAGGATGAACCTgtgcaaattaattgcagttttCTTGGAATTAATTCCAGAGTCCTTaaccacaaaattattttattcacttgttATTCCAAGGATTAAAgttgtcttcatttaaaaaaaatttatagtctCTTTTCATTGTATATTAAGTTTTCGACTATGTGGATATATCACactttatttaaccaattcctattattagacatttagtttgtttctatttctctgaagtTACAAACCTATGGTAAACATTGTTATTCATAAATGTTCTTGTTTATCTCTGATTCTTCTGATTAAACCAAGAAATAGAGTAGGTAGGTGCAACAAGTTGGAATATTTTTAAGGATCTAGAAATATACCATCAAATTACCCTTCATTTTCAAACTTCTACCAGAGTATCTTAAAATTCTAGATGTTAAACCATGTAGTTAGACAAAAGTATTGGGGATATGGGGGCAACAGTACATCACTGAGATGTTAAAGTAGAAtttgttcccttttccttccaaGATTCCAATAATACATatgttgctatgcttgatgttgtttcaCAGGTTTCTGAgactatttttcttaaatctttttttctctttgttcttcagattagataatttctattgatctattaccaagttcattcattcattcttttgcccgctcaaatctgctgttgagcccctgtagtacattttttattagttacaggtttcaactccagaatttcaatttggtttttttaaataatttctgtatctttactGAGACTCTACTTGTTGATTCATGGCTGTCATATTtccctttaattctttaaacatgatttttcttagttctttg includes these proteins:
- the EEF1B2 gene encoding elongation factor 1-beta; the encoded protein is MGFGDLKSPAGLQVLNDYLADKSYIEGYVPSQADVAVFEAVSGPPPANLYHALRWYNHIKSFEKEKASLPGVKKALGKYGPANVEDTTGSGATDNKDDDDIDLFGSDDEEESEEAKRLREERLAQYESKKAKKPALVAKSSILLDVKPWDDETDMAKLEECVRSIQADGLVWGSSKLVPVGYGIKKLQIQCVVEDDKVGTDMLEEQITAFEDYVQSMDVAAFNKI